A DNA window from Luteolibacter luteus contains the following coding sequences:
- a CDS encoding thrombospondin type 3 repeat-containing protein produces MRPFLHLAALAAVSLTATTQAQIKNLTSNIQGSCSIIGEGNWVLSYPEGGTESRLYRTEEFPFNFSQTALPPVAKSFSKVLDAPPATTHPGFTWSGGIQPSLNYSFSVPQWATSPGSNGELASANMRFEVNSTVVTGTPDLVSCSTRILIFFELTEPMALTQSGGSFFVSGLTVPLSELLDEDGYLPSGSYVYGLMSHPGTGWVALSLVPPPIDTDGDGLLDPDEVNIHHTDPAKADTDGDGLNDREELQIVHSNPLLADTDGDGFLDGAEWKSGKSPTDPLSFPSAAMTIHPAIELRIVTKLGTNYRVQSSVDLDTWVDTALLIEGTGSEVRRLFESTDDGAKFWRVRVE; encoded by the coding sequence GTGAGACCCTTCCTCCACCTCGCTGCCCTCGCCGCGGTTTCCCTAACCGCGACCACCCAAGCCCAGATCAAGAACCTTACTTCCAACATTCAGGGAAGTTGTTCGATCATTGGTGAGGGGAACTGGGTGCTTTCATATCCGGAAGGAGGAACCGAAAGCCGCCTGTATCGCACCGAGGAATTTCCATTCAACTTCTCTCAGACCGCACTCCCGCCGGTCGCGAAGTCATTCTCCAAGGTGCTCGACGCCCCGCCGGCTACAACCCACCCGGGATTCACCTGGTCCGGAGGAATTCAGCCGTCGCTCAATTACAGCTTCAGTGTCCCGCAGTGGGCGACCTCACCCGGCAGCAACGGGGAGTTGGCCTCCGCAAACATGCGCTTCGAGGTGAACTCGACCGTCGTGACCGGAACACCTGACTTGGTAAGTTGCAGCACCCGGATTCTGATCTTCTTTGAGCTTACCGAACCGATGGCGCTTACCCAGTCGGGAGGTAGCTTCTTTGTCTCGGGCTTGACAGTGCCCCTCTCGGAACTCTTGGACGAAGATGGCTATCTGCCGTCGGGCAGCTACGTCTACGGCTTGATGTCGCATCCCGGCACCGGCTGGGTCGCGCTATCGCTTGTACCACCTCCCATCGACACTGACGGCGACGGCCTCCTTGATCCTGATGAGGTCAACATCCACCACACAGACCCAGCCAAGGCCGACACCGATGGTGACGGCCTCAACGACCGGGAAGAGCTACAGATCGTCCACTCAAACCCGCTTCTCGCCGATACGGATGGCGATGGTTTTCTTGATGGGGCGGAATGGAAATCCGGCAAATCCCCGACCGATCCTCTCAGCTTCCCCTCCGCAGCGATGACGATCCATCCCGCCATCGAGCTCCGCATCGTCACGAAGCTCGGCACAAACTACCGCGTGCAATCCTCCGTCGATCTCGACACCTGGGTCGATACCGCACTGCTCATCGAAGGCACCGGATCTGAGGTTCGCCGCCTCTTTGAATCTACCGACGATGGCGCGAAGTTCTGGAGGGTGCGAGTCGAATAA
- a CDS encoding lysozyme, with amino-acid sequence MSFLTFLRNLIAPFRGAALNSIDHDPWSKPPAKVAPSPINSRGLELVKHFEGCYLTAYPDSVGVWTIGYGHTGLTHEDGTVKRGRTITQAEAEQLLQHDLDYFANRVRKGTTVPLSEDQFAALVSFDFNTGGYLRSHLRKLLNRGDYAGAAEQLLLWDKAGGRTLSGLTRRRRSERKLFLGLTPFIETSI; translated from the coding sequence ATGAGCTTCCTCACCTTCCTCCGCAATCTCATCGCCCCTTTCCGCGGAGCCGCCCTCAACAGCATCGACCATGATCCGTGGTCCAAGCCGCCCGCCAAGGTAGCCCCTTCGCCCATCAACTCCCGCGGCCTCGAACTCGTGAAGCATTTCGAGGGCTGCTACCTCACCGCCTACCCGGACAGCGTCGGCGTCTGGACGATCGGCTACGGCCACACCGGCCTCACCCATGAGGATGGCACCGTGAAGCGCGGACGCACCATCACCCAGGCGGAAGCCGAGCAACTGCTGCAGCACGATCTCGACTACTTCGCCAATCGCGTCCGGAAAGGCACCACCGTTCCACTCAGCGAGGACCAGTTCGCCGCCCTCGTCTCCTTCGACTTCAACACCGGCGGATATCTCCGCTCTCATCTCCGGAAGCTTCTGAACCGCGGCGACTACGCTGGCGCTGCCGAGCAATTGCTCCTCTGGGACAAAGCCGGCGGACGCACCCTCTCCGGCCTCACCCGCCGCCGCCGCTCGGAGCGGAAGCTCTTCCTCGGCCTCACGCCTTTCATCGAAACCTCCATCTGA
- a CDS encoding Ku protein, whose amino-acid sequence MAARSIWKGAIAFGLVNIPVGLTSAEDRTDVGLHLVDSENHARIRYEKVNAETGKPVPWERLVKGYEHEEGHFVLFDESELESIRPKLTKTIEITQFVKLEDIEPLLFEKPYYLEPEKRGKKAYALLRETLRETGMAGVARVVIRTKEYLCAMFVRDEVIVLMAMRFPQEIRSPKKLDLPETDDPQYQPGKKEMELAKRLVADMTEEWDPEQHHDDYQAALLAYIDEKVAKGGTAAVRGGGRREDAGIVSGGNVVDLAEYLEKSLKKSEKAKPTAGPSKPAAKKAAKKAAKKAAKKSA is encoded by the coding sequence ATGGCTGCGAGATCGATTTGGAAAGGGGCGATCGCTTTCGGCTTGGTCAATATCCCGGTAGGATTGACCAGCGCGGAGGACCGGACCGACGTGGGGTTGCATCTGGTCGATAGCGAAAATCACGCGAGGATCCGGTACGAGAAGGTGAATGCGGAAACCGGCAAGCCGGTGCCATGGGAGCGTCTCGTGAAAGGCTATGAACACGAGGAGGGACATTTCGTGCTCTTCGACGAGTCCGAGCTGGAAAGTATCCGACCCAAGCTGACCAAGACCATCGAAATCACCCAGTTCGTGAAGCTCGAGGACATCGAGCCGCTCTTATTTGAGAAGCCCTACTATCTGGAGCCCGAGAAGCGGGGGAAGAAAGCCTATGCGCTTCTGCGCGAAACGTTGCGAGAAACCGGCATGGCTGGCGTCGCGCGAGTGGTGATCCGGACGAAGGAATATCTGTGCGCGATGTTCGTGCGAGACGAGGTGATCGTCCTGATGGCAATGCGATTTCCCCAGGAGATTCGCTCACCCAAGAAGCTCGATCTACCGGAGACGGACGATCCGCAGTATCAGCCGGGGAAGAAGGAGATGGAGCTCGCCAAGCGACTGGTGGCGGACATGACCGAGGAGTGGGACCCGGAGCAACATCACGACGACTATCAAGCCGCGTTGCTCGCCTACATTGACGAGAAAGTCGCGAAAGGCGGCACGGCTGCGGTGCGCGGCGGAGGGCGACGGGAAGATGCCGGGATCGTATCCGGCGGAAACGTGGTGGATCTCGCCGAGTATCTCGAGAAGAGCCTGAAGAAAAGCGAGAAGGCGAAGCCTACCGCAGGTCCTTCGAAACCCGCCGCGAAGAAGGCTGCAAAGAAAGCCGCCAAGAAGGCAGCGAAGAAGTCGGCCTAA